The genomic window CGCCAGTATCATCGGATTTATCGTTATTATTGCCGTTCTGGTTCTAGCGGCTCTGTTGCACAAATCGGGTGACAGACAGATCTCCCCTTTCCCTGGACAGACTCATCCCACGGCTTCAGTGACGGGTATACCGAGCGCCGTGAAGCCGTTCAGCACGGCTACACGGACCTGAAACTCGGCGACCTGACGGTCAAAGTCCCGCGCCATGAGGCGCTGACCCAGCAATTTGACGCAGTGCATCTTCGTCTCGACGCGGCTTCGGCGGTGATAACCGCTCCATCGTCGCCAGATGGTTCGGCCGAAGCGTTTCGACGCGCGTAGGGCTTCGTTGCGGGCGATTGCCCCGGGGGTGTCGGGCTTCCATGGCTTGGCGTTCTTGCGGGGCGGAATGATGGCGGCCGCACCGCGGGCGGCGATGGCGTCGTGACACTTGCGTGTGTCGAAGGCGCCATCAGCGGTGACGCTGGCGATCTCCTGATCGGGCGGGATCTGGTCGAGCAGTTCGGGCAGCATCGGCGCGTCACCGACATCGCAGGTGGTGAACTCGGCTGCGCGGATTTCCAGTGTTTTCTCGTCTATCCCGATGTGAATCTTGCGCCAGACCCGACGTTTGGTGCCGCCGTGCTTGCGCGCATTCCATTCACCTTCGCCTTCAACCTTGATCCCGGTGCTATCGATCAGAAGATGCAGCGGGCCTTGCGAGCCGCGGTGGGGGATGTTGACCTTCAGGGTCTTCTGGCGACGGCTCAGCGTGCTGAAATTGGGCACAGCCCAATCCAAATCGATGAGCCCCAGCAGGCTTTCGACGAAGCCAGTCGTCTGTCTGAGCGCCATGCCAAACAACACCTTGATGGTCAGGCAGGTCTGGATCGCGGCATCGCTATAGTCAGGCTGTCGGCCGCGCTTACCTGTCGGCGCAGCCTCCCAGATCATGGCGGTATCAAACCAGATCGTCAGCGAGCCGCGGCGCTTCAGCGCTTCGTTATAGGCGGGCCAGTTCCTGGTCTTGTAGGCGGGGGGTATGGGTCTGCTCATGCCGTCCAGCTACCACGCTGGATTCACAAGATGAATCCCTCACGGGATTTGTGCAACAGAGCCCCTCTGCGGTGATGCTCAAGCGCGACAAGCTTGCCGAACTGGCCGACGCCGGGCTGAACCATGTCCAGATCAGCTTCCAGGGGCTCCGAACCCGGCGTGGCCGACCGCGTCGGCGGCTACCGCAACGGCCATGCCCGAAAGCTGGAGGTGGCGGGCTGGACCCGCGCGCTCGACCTGCCGCTGACGGTCAACGCCGTGATGCACCGCCAGAACCTGCACCAGCTGCCCGACATGATCGAGATGGCGCTGGACCTTGGCGCCGCGCGGATCGAGGTTGCCAATGTCCAGTATTACGGCTGGGCGCTGAAGAACCGCCACGCCCTGATCCCGACCCGCGAACAGGTCGAAGACTGCAACCGCATCGTCGAGGAGGCCCGCGCCCGCCTGCACGGCGTGCTGGAAATCGACTATGTGATCCCCGACTACTACGCCCTGCGCCCCAAGCAGTGCATGGGCGGCTGGGGGCGGCAGTTCTTCAACATCTCGCCCGCGGGCAAGGTGCTGCCCTGCCACGCCGCCGAAAGCATCACCGGGATGGAATTCGAGTCCGTCCGCAGCAACCGCTCGATCCGCTGGATCTGGGACCACTCGGCCGCCTTCAACGCCTATCGCGGCACCGGCTGGATGCCCGAACCGTGCCGCAGTTGCGACTACCGCGAGGTCGATTTCGGCGGCTGCCGCTGCCAGGCCTTCGCGCTGACCGGCAACGCGGGCAACACCGACCCGGCCTGCGCCCTGTCACCGCACCATGCCACGATCTTCGATCTGGGCGAAACCGAGGCGACGGGCGACCGCAACGCCTTTCTCTACCGCAACTTTTCCGGCGGGTCGGCAGAGCAGGCGTGAACGACGGCCTCCATCTGGATGTGGGTGACGGCCATGCCATCCGGGTCTTGCCCTTTGGCAACCCGGCGGGCGTGCCGGTCGTCTGCCTGCACGGCGGGCCGGGCAGCGGCTGTTCGCCCGAAATGCAGAGCCTGTTCGATGCGGCGCGGCACCGGGTGGTATTCATCGACCAGCGCGGCGCGGGGCAAAGCCTGCCCGCCCGGTCGCGCCATGCCAACACCACGGCGCATCTGATCGCCGACATGGAACGGGTGCGCGCGCATCTTGGCATCGACCGCTGGCTGGTGGTCGGCGGGTCATGGGGGGTGACGCTGGCGCTGGCCTATGCCCAGACCCACCCTTCGCGCGTCACCGGCCTTGCCCTGCGCGCCACCTTCCTCGGCACCCGCGCCGAGCTTGACTGGGCCTTCCGCGCAGCACTTGCCGCCTTTCAGCCCGCGCTGCACGACGCGCTGTTCGCCCTTGTGGCCCCCGCCGACCGGCACGACCCGCTGCGCGCGGTCTGGCGCCTGATCCTGCACCCCGACCCGGCCGTGCACGCCCCGGCGGTGCGCGCCTTCTACCGGGCCGAACGCGCCCTGTCGCAGCTTGGCACCCCTGCCCCCTTGCCCGACGAAGCCCCGCTGCCCGCCACACCCTTCATGGAGGCGCATTATTTCCTGAACGACTGCTTTCTGCCCCCCGACTCCCTGCTGGCCGGGGCCGACCGTCTGGCGGGCGTTCCGGGCATCATGGTGCAGGCCCGGCTTGACCTGCTCTGCCCGCCGCGGATGTCGCACCGCCTTGCGCCCATTGGCCGCAATCGCAGGTCCGGCTCGTCGAGGCGGCGGGCCATGCCCTGAGCCACCCGCCGGTGTTCGCCGCCCTGCGGCATGCGGTGGCCGATCTGACGGCCTGATCCCTCACTCCTGCAGGAACTGCCGGGTGCGCGACAGGCGGCTCTTGATCGTGCCGACCGCCACGCCCATCCGTTCCGCGATCTCTTTCTGGCTCAGTCCGTCGATCACGCTCAGCCGCAGCACCGCCCGGTCGCAGGGCCGCACCTGGCCCAGCTTGCCGACAATCTCGATCAGTTCCATGTGATCGTCCTGCCGCGCCGCATGGCTGGCGGTCGCATGGGCCTCGGTCAGCGATTCATGCGGGCCGCGGCGCTGACGCTGGCGGTGGCTGTCGATCATGATGTTGCGCAGGATCGTGAACAGCCAGCGCCGCAACTGGGTGCCGCTTTCATACTGGCTGCGCCGCGTCAGGGCCCGCACCAGACAGTCCTGCACCAGATCGTCGGCATCATGCAGGCTCCCGGTCAGCGACAGCGCATAGCGACGCAGATGGGGCATCTCGGCCTCCAGAAGCACGCCGAATGGCAGGTTGAACCGCCCCGGGTTTACCGGAGGGCAAAACTCTCGGAGAATTGCCCGTTATGGAACAGACCTCAAAGAAGAAGACCTCGAAGCCGTATTCACCTGAGTTCCGCGAGCGTGCGGTGCGGCTGGCGATGGAACACCGCGATGATTATCAGAGCGAGGCTGCGGCGCTGACGGCGATTGCAGGTAAATTGGGCTGTTCGACGGACAGCCTTCGCGTCTGGATGCGACAGGTCCAGCGCGATGGTGGCGAACGGCCGGGACCTACCAGCGCTGAGATCGCGCGGATCAAAGAGCTTGAGCGCGAGAACCGGGAACTGCGGCAAGCGAACGAGATTCTGCGCAAAGCTTCAGCGTATTTTGCCCAGGCGGAGCTCGACCGCCCGTTTCGCAAATGACTGCTTTCATTGAGGAAAGCCGAGAGGCATTCGGGGTCGAGCCGATCTGCAGGGCACTGCAGTTTGCCCCTTCCACCTTTTATGACCGGCGGGCGATCATGCGTGATCCTGACCGGGCCTCGGCCCGGGCCAAATCGGATGCCGCCCTGAGCCTCAAGATCGACGCGGCCTGGGATGCCAACCGCAAGCTCTATGGCGCGCGGAAGATCTGGCATGTTTTGCGACGGCAGGGTGAAGACGCCGCCCGCTGCACCGTGGAACGATTGATGCGCCATCTGGGCATCAGGGGCGTGGTCCGTGGCAAGAAGGTCATCACGACCAATCCTGACACGTCTCTGCCTTGCCCGGACGACAAGGTGAACCGGCTGTTCATGGCGGATCGGCCGAACAAGCTGTGGGTTTCAGATTTCACCTATGTGCCCACATGGTCCGGCACCGTCTACGTGGCCTTCGTCATCGACGTCTTTGCACGTCGTATTGTCGGTTGGCGCGTCTCGACATCGATGAAGACCCAGTTTGTGCTCGACGCGCTGGAGCAAGCGATCTGGCAAAGAAAGACGCCGGATAACAAGAGCTTGGTCCACCATTCGGACCGCGGATCACAATACCTGTCGATCAAATACACCGAACGCCTGGCCAAGGCCGAGATCGACCTTTCCGTTGGAACAGTTGGCGATGCCTATGACAACGCCTTGGCTGAATGCGTCATCGGCCTGTTCAAGACAGAGGTCATCAACCAGATCGGCCCCTGGAAATCAATGCGCGAGGTCGAATGGGAAACGCTGAAATGGATCGATTGGTATAACAACCGCCGCCTGCTTGGCCCAATCGGATACATCCCACCCGCAGAAGCAGAGGAGGCGTTCTATGCAAACCTGAACTCACTCGATATGGTCGCGTAGTCATTGAACAAACCACCCTCCGGTAAACCCGGGGCGGTTCAGGTCGCCGGGGCCCGCAAGGTCGGTGGCGCAGGCCGCCGGAGGGGATGTGGATGTGTTCTGCATACCCACACAGATAGCAGACCAACGATGCAGAAATCAGAAATAATCATTTGTTCTCAATAAGTTGATCTTGCTAATTCCGATATTCCCGGCAATGCGCGCAGATGCTGCATTATAGTATAATTGGTCATGGCTGCCGGTCTGCCGCGCGATCCCACATCATTTCGGATGCCACTCGGAACCCTCGTGCGCAGGCGACGTTGCTGTGACATGACATCAGGAAATGGCGGACCAGCAGATTTCCCCAAGCCGGCAGCGCATCGATTGACGCGCGGGGCAGAGCGACGGACGGCGAAACAGATCATGCGGCCGCAGTGCATCGCGGTCGATGCCGCCGAGGAGGCCGGCGACGCCGTGCAACTGGCCGAGGCGGGCGGCAACGATGGCACCGCGCACCTGATCGTGATGGTCGAAAGCCATCAGGTCATGGGCTACATCGAAAGCGCGACCCTGACCGGATTTTTCGCCCAGGCGCCTTTTCTGCGGCACGAACTGATCGGCAATCTTGCCAGAACCGACTGGGTGGTCTCGACCCCGAACCAGCGCGTCGAAATCCTGCGGCGCAGGCTCGACGACCGCAAGGCGAAGGTTGCGCTGGTGGAGGACAGGTCGGGGCGGGTCTGCGGCTTCATCCGGCGCGAAGACCTCTGACGGCCGGGCCGCGGCGGGCGCGCCGCGTGCATCCACCGGTTGCTACGCCCGTGGAAGAATGCCAATAAGATTGCTGAAAGATCCCG from Paracoccaceae bacterium Fryx2 includes these protein-coding regions:
- a CDS encoding IS5 family transposase, yielding MSRPIPPAYKTRNWPAYNEALKRRGSLTIWFDTAMIWEAAPTGKRGRQPDYSDAAIQTCLTIKVLFGMALRQTTGFVESLLGLIDLDWAVPNFSTLSRRQKTLKVNIPHRGSQGPLHLLIDSTGIKVEGEGEWNARKHGGTKRRVWRKIHIGIDEKTLEIRAAEFTTCDVGDAPMLPELLDQIPPDQEIASVTADGAFDTRKCHDAIAARGAAAIIPPRKNAKPWKPDTPGAIARNEALRASKRFGRTIWRRWSGYHRRSRVETKMHCVKLLGQRLMARDFDRQVAEFQVRVAVLNGFTALGIPVTEAVG
- the pqqE gene encoding pyrroloquinoline quinone biosynthesis protein PqqE, with the translated sequence MSRSASRGSEPGVADRVGGYRNGHARKLEVAGWTRALDLPLTVNAVMHRQNLHQLPDMIEMALDLGAARIEVANVQYYGWALKNRHALIPTREQVEDCNRIVEEARARLHGVLEIDYVIPDYYALRPKQCMGGWGRQFFNISPAGKVLPCHAAESITGMEFESVRSNRSIRWIWDHSAAFNAYRGTGWMPEPCRSCDYREVDFGGCRCQAFALTGNAGNTDPACALSPHHATIFDLGETEATGDRNAFLYRNFSGGSAEQA
- a CDS encoding alpha/beta fold hydrolase, giving the protein MNDGLHLDVGDGHAIRVLPFGNPAGVPVVCLHGGPGSGCSPEMQSLFDAARHRVVFIDQRGAGQSLPARSRHANTTAHLIADMERVRAHLGIDRWLVVGGSWGVTLALAYAQTHPSRVTGLALRATFLGTRAELDWAFRAALAAFQPALHDALFALVAPADRHDPLRAVWRLILHPDPAVHAPAVRAFYRAERALSQLGTPAPLPDEAPLPATPFMEAHYFLNDCFLPPDSLLAGADRLAGVPGIMVQARLDLLCPPRMSHRLAPIGRNRRSGSSRRRAMP
- a CDS encoding RNA polymerase sigma factor is translated as MLLEAEMPHLRRYALSLTGSLHDADDLVQDCLVRALTRRSQYESGTQLRRWLFTILRNIMIDSHRQRQRRGPHESLTEAHATASHAARQDDHMELIEIVGKLGQVRPCDRAVLRLSVIDGLSQKEIAERMGVAVGTIKSRLSRTRQFLQE
- a CDS encoding IS3 family transposase (programmed frameshift): MEQTSKKKTSKPYSPEFRERAVRLAMEHRDDYQSEAAALTAIAGKLGCSTDSLRVWMRQVQRDGGERPGPTSAEIARIKELERENRELRQANEILRKASAYFCPGGARPPVSQMTAFIEESREAFGVEPICRALQFAPSTFYDRRAIMRDPDRASARAKSDAALSLKIDAAWDANRKLYGARKIWHVLRRQGEDAARCTVERLMRHLGIRGVVRGKKVITTNPDTSLPCPDDKVNRLFMADRPNKLWVSDFTYVPTWSGTVYVAFVIDVFARRIVGWRVSTSMKTQFVLDALEQAIWQRKTPDNKSLVHHSDRGSQYLSIKYTERLAKAEIDLSVGTVGDAYDNALAECVIGLFKTEVINQIGPWKSMREVEWETLKWIDWYNNRRLLGPIGYIPPAEAEEAFYANLNSLDMVA